The following proteins are co-located in the bacterium genome:
- a CDS encoding nucleotidyltransferase domain-containing protein, giving the protein MDHQYYIIDSQKFNSALERAGYDSLSELASRIGVHRNTLHHYLSGTSVFPDSLNKLFFALAVEPEDIIAKPKKQYTLELVVPIVDAILKKYPECCLVLFGSRARGGAKQFSDFDLGVYCEKGLAHADYRCLVEIKEKLSEDLPIFIDLVNLNKADDNFLKSIGPGMKFLGGRLSDWLKLQRKCRSK; this is encoded by the coding sequence CGCGCTGGTTATGATTCTTTGTCGGAGCTAGCTTCAAGGATTGGCGTGCACCGCAACACGCTCCATCACTATCTATCCGGAACATCAGTATTTCCTGATTCCTTAAATAAACTCTTTTTTGCCTTGGCAGTCGAACCAGAAGACATTATTGCGAAGCCAAAAAAACAATACACTCTGGAACTAGTTGTTCCGATCGTTGATGCCATACTAAAAAAATATCCAGAGTGTTGCCTAGTGCTGTTTGGGTCACGCGCACGAGGTGGTGCAAAGCAATTTTCTGATTTTGATCTTGGTGTTTACTGTGAAAAAGGTTTGGCGCATGCAGACTATCGATGTTTAGTTGAGATTAAGGAGAAACTGTCTGAGGACCTGCCAATATTTATTGATTTGGTGAATTTAAACAAAGCCGACGACAATTTCCTGAAAAGTATTGGGCCGGGCATGAAATTTTTAGGTGGACGTTTAAGTGATTGGTTGAAACTCCAAAGGAAGTGTCGGAGTAAATAA
- a CDS encoding M20/M25/M40 family metallo-hydrolase: protein MSSEQLLTWLRGRQAPILETLRQLVEQNSGTDNTKGVTAVQRLISEFCETLGMQSRMVRSPTGANLGLIISTPAATRVITNGGKVPLILGHADTVYGPDDPFQYMRIDPDDSDRVIGPGVADMKGGIVAALYALNALHQMGRLAGMPLIFAVHSAEEKPSPESDQFFAELAKLCAFGLVIEPSLDGQYQIVTARKGMLVGRCVVTGKEAHAGNDHASGANAIAQMAQVIPVIHSLTNYDSGITANVGRVSGGTQLNVVPCSAEFQFEIRVETAAALDSIAKRIRAMNCAPSSESLQVGLPYVRIPGCGVTIEITQRVEPLEETDPSHALAKQYAEAAEQFGISRSVVPMVGGLSDANQLAKYGVPAIDRLGPIGGKMHVSKGEWLDVTTLVPTAANLAWFLLNMQSH, encoded by the coding sequence ATGAGTTCAGAACAATTGTTAACTTGGCTTCGAGGTCGTCAAGCGCCGATTTTAGAAACGCTTCGGCAACTCGTAGAACAAAACAGCGGCACCGACAACACAAAAGGTGTAACTGCTGTTCAACGTCTAATCAGTGAATTTTGTGAGACTCTTGGCATGCAGTCACGCATGGTTCGTTCTCCAACAGGAGCGAATCTGGGCCTGATCATTAGCACGCCGGCAGCAACGCGCGTGATCACTAACGGTGGCAAGGTGCCGTTGATTCTGGGACATGCCGACACGGTATATGGACCAGACGATCCGTTCCAATACATGAGAATAGATCCGGACGACTCGGACCGAGTAATCGGTCCCGGTGTTGCAGACATGAAAGGCGGCATTGTCGCTGCGCTTTATGCGCTTAATGCTTTGCATCAGATGGGTAGGTTAGCGGGCATGCCACTAATCTTTGCAGTGCATTCAGCTGAAGAAAAGCCGTCTCCCGAATCGGACCAATTCTTTGCAGAACTTGCAAAGCTGTGTGCGTTTGGACTTGTGATCGAGCCTTCGCTTGATGGGCAATACCAAATCGTCACGGCACGAAAGGGAATGCTCGTCGGTCGTTGCGTAGTCACTGGAAAGGAAGCTCATGCGGGAAATGACCATGCAAGTGGTGCAAACGCGATCGCTCAAATGGCGCAAGTTATTCCAGTAATTCATAGCCTAACAAACTATGACTCGGGAATTACTGCCAATGTTGGGCGTGTTAGCGGTGGCACTCAACTGAATGTCGTCCCATGCTCTGCCGAATTTCAATTTGAGATTCGCGTTGAGACAGCCGCAGCTTTGGATTCAATTGCCAAACGTATCCGCGCTATGAACTGTGCGCCTTCATCCGAATCTTTGCAGGTTGGACTTCCTTATGTGCGAATTCCGGGTTGCGGTGTCACGATTGAAATCACACAGCGGGTTGAGCCGCTGGAAGAAACAGATCCCTCACATGCACTTGCCAAGCAATATGCTGAAGCAGCTGAGCAGTTTGGGATTTCGCGATCAGTTGTGCCCATGGTTGGCGGCTTAAGTGACGCGAATCAGCTTGCAAAGTATGGAGTTCCTGCGATTGATCGTCTCGGTCCAATCGGGGGCAAGATGCATGTCTCTAAGGGTGAGTGGTTGGATGTGACAACACTTGTTCCAACTGCAGCTAACTTGGCGTGGTTTTTACTCAACATGCAGAGTCACTAG